TGAACAGTTACCAGTTATCAGTTATCACTTAACAGTCCCCAGTCACCAATCCCAGTCACCAATCCCCAGTCACCAGTCCCCAATCACCAATCCCCAGTCACCAATCCCCAGTCACCAATCCCCAGTCACCAGTCCCCAGTCCCCAACCAATGAAACTTGTCTCCGTCATTATTCCTGTTTACAATGTTGAGCAATATATTGCTGATACAGTTAAATCTGTTTTAGCACAAACTTATCCTAACTTTGAATTGCTGATTATTGACGATGGTTCTCCTGACCGTAGCATAGAAATTTGTCAGCAATTTTGTGACTCTCGGATCAAAATTATTCGTCAAGCAAATCAAGGTTTACCTAGTGCTTTGAATACGGGAATTCGTAATTCTAGAGGCACTTATATCGCTTTTCTCGATGGGGACGATATTTGGCTACCTGAGAAATTAACTAAACAAGTTGACCATTTGGAGAGTTGTCCGGAAGTAGGAGTTAGTTTCAGTCGTTCGGCGTTAATTGATGAGGCGGGAAACGAATTAGGAACCTATTTGATGCCCCAATTACGAGGGATAAATATTTTTTCTTTGTTACGCAGTAATCCAGTTGGTAATGGTTCGGCGGCGACATTTCGGCGAGAAGTTTTTGAGGAAATTGGTTATTATCATGATAAAAATGGTAGAAGCGAAGTTTTCTATTTTGATGAAGAGTTAACTCGTTCTCACGATACAGAATTTTTACTCAGGATTGCGATTAAAACTAATTGGTTAATTGAAGGTATTCCTGAACCTTTGACTCTCTATCGCATTAATTCGGAAGGGTTGAGTGCTAATTATCTCAAAAAACTGGAAAGTTGGGAGAAAGTTTTGTCAAAAGTTCGTAGTTATGCACCCGAACAAATTGCTTGTTGGGAAAGTCTTTCTAAGGCTTATCATTTACGTTATTTAGCCCGGAAAGCAATTAGATTGCATGATGGAGATGCGGCTTTACGTTTGGTGTGGAAGGCGATCGCTACTCATCCTCGGATTTGCTTTGAGGAACCTTTGCGTACGATCCTCACTTTCTCGGCTGCGGCTGCGCTTTATTTCTTTCCTTTATCTTTTTATCAGCAAATTGAAGCTGTGGCAACTCAGTTAACCGCTAGTAGTCAAAAACGTCGTATTCTCCGGGAAAGGCTGTGATTTGGGGACTGGGTTCAGTGAACAGTGAACAGTTATCAGTTACCAGTACCCAACCCCTAACAACCAATTACCAAGAAATCTATGTGTGGAATTAGTGGCTTTTGGGATCGAGAAGGAAAATTAGCGAACAGTTGTAATCGCGAGGATTTCGGGGCGATCGCGTTACGGATGGCGGATTGTCTGCGACTTCGCGGTCCGGACGATCGCGGGGTTTGGGTGGATGACTCCGCAGGTTTGGCTTTGAGTCATCGACGTTTGGCGATCGTGGATCTTTCTCCTTTGGGACATCAGCCGATGGTGTCTCCAGGCGATCGCTATGCGATCGTTTTTAATGGGGAAATTTACAATTTTCTACCTCTACGCGCTGAATTAACCCAACTAGGACACAATTTTTGCGGTCATTCGGATACGGAAGTGATGCTGGCTGCTTTTGCTGAGTGGGGTGTTACTAAGGCTGTCTCTAAGTTTAAGGGAATGTTTGCTTTTGCATTGTGGGATCGTCAAGAACAAGTTTTGCATTTGGGACGCGATCGCACCGGGATCAAGCCTCTCTACTACGGTTGGATTAATTCTACTTTTGTTTTTGCTTCGGAACTTAAACCTTTCCAAACTTTTCCCGGTTTTGAAGCAAAAATTAATCGGGATGCTCTGGCTCTTTATCTGCGTTACAATTATGTGCCTACGCCTTACTCGATTTATGAAAATGTTTACAAATTACCTCCCGCCTCCCTCTTGACAATTGACCAAAAATGTGCAGCGAACTCGCCAATTTGTTATTGGGATCTGAAGAGGGTAGCTGAAACTGGTGTGAGTCAAGGTTTTGCGGGTTCGGATACCGAAGCGATCGCCGAATTAGATAATTTGTTGCGGGATGCCGTGAAGCTGCGGATGGTTGCTGATGTGCCTTTGGGGGCGTTTCTCTCTGGCGGTGTGGACTCTTCGACCGTAGTTGCTTTAATGCAGCAGATGAGTAGCCAATCTGTCAAGACCTTTTCGATAGGTTTTGCGGAAAATAGTTACAACGAAGCCGAATATGCCCAAGCCGTCGCCAAACATCTCGGTACAGATCATACCGAATTATATGTGAATGCGAAAGACGCGATCGGCATTCTCCCCCAACTACCCTCACTCTACGACGAACCCTTCGCCGACGACTCACAAATCTCAACTTTTTTAATCTCCCAACTAGCCCGCAAACAAGTCACAGTCAGCCTTTCCGGTGACGGCGGCGACGAATTATTTTACGGCTACGATCGCTATTTTAAAGCCCAAAATCGCTGGCAGGCGATCCGATGGCTACCCTACCCCCTCCGAAAATCAATCAGTCAATTCTTAACAGCCACAATCCCGAAAAAATCCCTCGGTTACAAACTCCATACCCTCGCCGATCTGATCGCGACAACCAATCGAGAAACCCTCTACAAATATCGCCTTTCTTATTGGAAAAACCCCACCAACATAGTTATCAATAGTAGCGAACCAACCACAATTTTCGACAACTCTCAACTCTGGCTAAATCAGCTTACTTTTCCCCAACAAATGATGTATTTCGACCAAAAAACTTATCTCCCTGACGACATTCTTACCAAAGTAGATCGCGCTAGCATGGGCGTAAGTTTAGAAGCCCGCGTTCCCTTATTAGATCGTCGCATTGTCGAGTTTGCTTGGCAACTACCTCAAAACCTGAAATTCCGCGAAGGAAAAAGTAAATGGTTACTTCGACAAGTTTTATATCAATATGTCCCACCAGACTTAATTGAAAGACCAAAAAAAGGCTTTGGTATCCCAATTCATAATTGGTTGCGAGGCTTATTTCGCGACTGGGCGGAATCTTTACTCGACGAAAAATTATTAATGGAACAAGGATTTTTTCACCCTCAACCTATTCGTCAAAAATGGCAAGAACACCTCGCTCATGAAAAAAATTGGGGTTACGAACTATGGAGTATTTTAATCTTTCAATCGTGGTTATCTGAACAATAAATAGTAGAGACATTTTCGGCAACATCTCTACTAAGTTATTAACTTATTTTCCCCCACCTAAAGTAACCGGTTTAGCTTTTGATTTTTCTCCAGGAACCAAATACAATTCAGACGGAGATGGGACAATTTGAATAGTTTTATCTCCCACAAAAGGATCTTTATAAAGCTTGAGTTTTTGCAACAACAGTAACCAGAAAAAAGGCAAATCCTCAACTAAATAGCGTCGCCATAAACGCTTGGGTTCAGATAACAAACGATGCAACCATTCTAAGCCTACATTACACATCCATTTTGGCGCTCGTTTGCTATGTCCTGATTCAAAGTTAATTGTTGCCCCAATTGCGAAGAAAGTTTTGATATTTTTGAAACGATTTTTATATTTGAAAATCCATTTTTCTCGCTTCGGGGCGCTTACTCCTACGGCTAAAACTGTTGCCCCTGATTGATTAATTAAATCGATAATTTTTTGACTTTCTGTTTCGCTTTTCTCAAAGCCAAAATCAGGACAATAATAGCCTACAACCATCTCTCTGCCTACTTTTTGATTGATTTTATTTTGGGCAGTAATGCAGATTTCATCATTAGCACCCAGCAAAAAAATAGTTACTTCTGGGTCATCTTTATGATCCTGATAATATTCGGGAAATAAATCTGCCCCCGAAATTTTTTCTACTAGCGGCGTACCTAAAATTTTCGCAGCATACATTAAAATTTGACTGTCGCAAATTATGTAATTAGCTGCTTGATAGGATTGATAAAATTCCCGATCTTTTTGTAAATTAATTACATGATCTACATTAGGTAAATAAACTACTCCCCCAAACTTTAGTTTTTCCAAGAGGGTAGCTTGGGACATATTATCTATTACGCAATTGAGTATTTTTACTTGTTCCACTCGTTCGTCCTCACACCAAGAATTGCTTCTCTACTTTTCTTGACACAGCCTCAGCACTTTACTCTCGCGAAAGTTAAGCTAATAAAAATTAGAAAGTTCAGCCTAGCTTCATCTAGTCAGTAAGATTACCGAACTGCGTAAGTACCTAACAGCTTAATACTATAGTTTCCTGGAGTCAAGGTAATTAAATTATCCGAGAGTTGACTAACTGGAACCCTAATTTATTTTAAATTACAACAACTTTTTTAATCAATAATTAAGAAATTAGTAATAATCTAAATTATTTTTTCCAGCATGAATATTCTTCTGCTTGATTATTTACTACCTCAGATAGATACATTGGCAAATTTACTTTTGGCAATTTCCTGGAAAAATATCGCTCATAAATGACAAATTAGGGCAAATCTTAATTTCCCTAGCCAGAAAATTCTTCTGGGAGAATATCTGATTTTGCCCTTAAAAAGGTTGATTTGTCAAGATATTTGAGCTAATCTAACCCGAATAGAACTTCAGAGGCGATGATACTCTAATTTTGACGCTGTTGCTTGAGATAGTCAAAGACTGATTTGTCACCGATATCTGGGGGAATAGGTTGGATAACTTTACGCAATGCGAAAATGAGAAACAAAATACTCCAGTTAGCGAGTAAAAGTTGTTCTACCTGGACTGGTAAAATTCCTACTATATGTCCGAGCAATAGTAAAGGTACTAGCGGTGTGAGAAATTTAGTTTCTAGACGATTGAAACAGAAAGCTTCCTTAAAATAAATACCTGTTAAGCTAGCGAAAATAAAGCCTACCCCGAATAAAGTTACCGGATGATTGTAAACAAATAAGGCTAATGGTTGACTATATTGCAATTCTATGATAAAGGCACTAATCGTACCGATCGCCCAAAAAAGTTGCAGGAGACGGTGTAGTGGGATTAAATAGATATGAATGGTCAACAGACTCACACCTAATCCGAGAGAAAAAAGCCCAAATAGCCAAGTTAGCGTAGTTAAGACAATCGTAGAGGTAGGTTGCCAAAAAAGTAAACAACTACCAAGAGCAAAGCTAATTGCTGCGATCGCCAATCCGGTACGATAGATAATAACACCGAGGCGATCGCGATCGGTAATCTGAAATTCTCCAAATTGACCTTGATATACTTGTTCTACTTGTGAAGTAAGCATAAATTCAATTATCGTGTAGCCGCATTTACCAGTTTACCCTTGAATTCCCAATCCCTAATTCCGATAATTCAGTCAGTGAAAATAGTTACTGCTGCTCTTAATGCTACTTTAATTGCTGTCTCCACTGCTAGGTGTTTATTTTCCAAAATAATATCTTCTCCCACAGTACGTTGAGCGACAACCCCACAGACACAACCCGCAGCAAAATTATACACTCCCCCCATTTTAAACAGAGTTCCGGCTTCCATCTCGTAATTTAAAACACCTAAGTTGCGGTATTCTTCAGTAATACCTTTTAGTTTACGCAAAAGATGAGGGTTAGCAGAAGAGGCAATTCGCTCCTGTCCCTCGTAAAATGTATCTACGGAAGCAGTTACACCTAAATGATAGTTAATCGTTAAATCTCGCGCAGCTTCTACTAAAGCTACTGTAATAAAAGGATCGGCACTAGCGGGATATTCTAGAGGTGCGATCTCATTTGCTGCACCTTGTCTACACAATGCGGCTTGACTAATAACAATATTACCAACTAAGACGTGAGGTTGAATCGAGCCACAAGTTCCGACGCGAATAATTTTCTCGATTCCCACGGAAATTAACTCATTGACGACTATGCTAAGAGAGGGTGCGCCAATGCCACTGGTAGCAGCGAGAATAGGTATACCATTGGCTAAATATCCGAGATAGCTGTGTAGTCCGCGATATTCCGAGAGCAGTTTAACATCTTGGAGATAATTTTGAGCAATGTAGTGCGATCGCTCTGGCTCTCCTGATAATAATGCTATTTTAACTGGTTCTCTGCCCAAGTCTGTTCGACTAAAGCCGATATGGTGGTATTTCATTTTTCTGGTAACTGGGGACTGGGGACTGGTAACTGGGTAACTGGGGACTGGGGACTGGGGACTGGGTAACTGGGGACTGGGGACTGGGGACTGGGGACTAGGGTTTTCAGTTAGCAGTTATCAGTTATCAGTTATCAGTCAGGATTATCAAGAGAAGAAATTGAGCAAGGTGAAATTAGAATAACTGGGGATTCGAGAGTAAACTGTTCACTGTTCACTGTTCACTGTTCACTGGCTGGGGACTGGGGACTGGGGACTGGGTAACTGGGGACTGGGGACTGGGGACTGGGGACTGGGTAACTGGGTAACTGGGTAACTGGGTAACTGGGGACTGGGGACTAGGGACTGGGTTCAGTGAACAGTTATCAGTTATCAGTTATCAGTTATCAGTTATCAGTTATCAGTTATCAGTTATCAGTTATCAGTTTATACTCCTTGTCTCCCTAATCCCCAATCCCTAATCCCTAATCCCTAATATCTAATCCCTAATCCCTAATCCCCAATCACCAATCCCCAATCCCTAATTTCCCAAATATTCTAATTTTGCCATGAAGGATATATAGAGAGTCTGCTACAGACGATACCGAGACGCAAAATTAACCTTTGGGAGAGTTTCCGCGATGAAAACAATTCTCAATATCTTCTTCCAGAGCATTTTTTGGCTTTGGAATTTAACCTTTCTGTCAATCGTATATATCGGAATTTTACCTTGGATTGCGGTTCCTTTACTTCAGGCTACCTTAGCAGGGGAAGTAGAAGCAGAATTTTTCTTCAGTGCGATCGCCTTAATCGCAATTCCGACCATTTGTACAATACTTGGTTTAGCTCGTTTTCGCAACCGTCCGCCAGAGTTGATGCGTTTATTTTATGGCGTAGAGGCTCCTTTGTTTGTCCTTTGTCTGC
Above is a genomic segment from Oscillatoria salina IIICB1 containing:
- a CDS encoding glycosyltransferase family 2 protein, whose product is MKLVSVIIPVYNVEQYIADTVKSVLAQTYPNFELLIIDDGSPDRSIEICQQFCDSRIKIIRQANQGLPSALNTGIRNSRGTYIAFLDGDDIWLPEKLTKQVDHLESCPEVGVSFSRSALIDEAGNELGTYLMPQLRGINIFSLLRSNPVGNGSAATFRREVFEEIGYYHDKNGRSEVFYFDEELTRSHDTEFLLRIAIKTNWLIEGIPEPLTLYRINSEGLSANYLKKLESWEKVLSKVRSYAPEQIACWESLSKAYHLRYLARKAIRLHDGDAALRLVWKAIATHPRICFEEPLRTILTFSAAAALYFFPLSFYQQIEAVATQLTASSQKRRILRERL
- a CDS encoding DUF2301 domain-containing membrane protein; the encoded protein is MLTSQVEQVYQGQFGEFQITDRDRLGVIIYRTGLAIAAISFALGSCLLFWQPTSTIVLTTLTWLFGLFSLGLGVSLLTIHIYLIPLHRLLQLFWAIGTISAFIIELQYSQPLALFVYNHPVTLFGVGFIFASLTGIYFKEAFCFNRLETKFLTPLVPLLLLGHIVGILPVQVEQLLLANWSILFLIFALRKVIQPIPPDIGDKSVFDYLKQQRQN
- the asnB gene encoding asparagine synthase (glutamine-hydrolyzing) is translated as MCGISGFWDREGKLANSCNREDFGAIALRMADCLRLRGPDDRGVWVDDSAGLALSHRRLAIVDLSPLGHQPMVSPGDRYAIVFNGEIYNFLPLRAELTQLGHNFCGHSDTEVMLAAFAEWGVTKAVSKFKGMFAFALWDRQEQVLHLGRDRTGIKPLYYGWINSTFVFASELKPFQTFPGFEAKINRDALALYLRYNYVPTPYSIYENVYKLPPASLLTIDQKCAANSPICYWDLKRVAETGVSQGFAGSDTEAIAELDNLLRDAVKLRMVADVPLGAFLSGGVDSSTVVALMQQMSSQSVKTFSIGFAENSYNEAEYAQAVAKHLGTDHTELYVNAKDAIGILPQLPSLYDEPFADDSQISTFLISQLARKQVTVSLSGDGGDELFYGYDRYFKAQNRWQAIRWLPYPLRKSISQFLTATIPKKSLGYKLHTLADLIATTNRETLYKYRLSYWKNPTNIVINSSEPTTIFDNSQLWLNQLTFPQQMMYFDQKTYLPDDILTKVDRASMGVSLEARVPLLDRRIVEFAWQLPQNLKFREGKSKWLLRQVLYQYVPPDLIERPKKGFGIPIHNWLRGLFRDWAESLLDEKLLMEQGFFHPQPIRQKWQEHLAHEKNWGYELWSILIFQSWLSEQ
- a CDS encoding nucleoside phosphorylase; translation: MKYHHIGFSRTDLGREPVKIALLSGEPERSHYIAQNYLQDVKLLSEYRGLHSYLGYLANGIPILAATSGIGAPSLSIVVNELISVGIEKIIRVGTCGSIQPHVLVGNIVISQAALCRQGAANEIAPLEYPASADPFITVALVEAARDLTINYHLGVTASVDTFYEGQERIASSANPHLLRKLKGITEEYRNLGVLNYEMEAGTLFKMGGVYNFAAGCVCGVVAQRTVGEDIILENKHLAVETAIKVALRAAVTIFTD
- a CDS encoding WecB/TagA/CpsF family glycosyltransferase, which encodes MSQATLLEKLKFGGVVYLPNVDHVINLQKDREFYQSYQAANYIICDSQILMYAAKILGTPLVEKISGADLFPEYYQDHKDDPEVTIFLLGANDEICITAQNKINQKVGREMVVGYYCPDFGFEKSETESQKIIDLINQSGATVLAVGVSAPKREKWIFKYKNRFKNIKTFFAIGATINFESGHSKRAPKWMCNVGLEWLHRLLSEPKRLWRRYLVEDLPFFWLLLLQKLKLYKDPFVGDKTIQIVPSPSELYLVPGEKSKAKPVTLGGGK